In Eubalaena glacialis isolate mEubGla1 chromosome 4, mEubGla1.1.hap2.+ XY, whole genome shotgun sequence, the genomic window GATGTTAAGTTTTAGAAAGCTGAGCTTACTAAGGCTCAGTATAGACACAGAGGACAAAACCAACTCCCAATTTTCTCTTACGTCAACAGACAAGCCATGCAGTACAGAACATAATGTCTTTCTGTGTTGCTAAAAGCAACTGATAGGATGCTCTGAACGGAAAAGatagaaatacaaaatacttGAAATCTCTTGCCTGGTGGCAGATGTGGGTACAATGCAGCTTCCTTCAGCCCTGTGGGTCCTTCCTGGGAAGGGTCCAGAGAGCTTGGCCCTTCAGATTCAGGCATCTGTAAAGACTGGAGTTCACCTGTAGACGGGTCCACCTCTTTTGAAGACAAATGAGTCCAGTCATCATCTCCTCCTGAACAGTTATCAGACTCCATCTGTTCCTGGAACAAAACCCCCCATGAGCACAAGGACAAGGACAACAGGCCACCTGACCACAGCCTGGGAGAGTCAGGGCATGGAGGACTGGCAAGAGGCTTTTGCTTTACAAAGTTCTAGTGGAGGGTTCACAGAACAACTTAAATGCCGCCGACATCCTGCAACAGAAATGGGTCCCTCTGGCTGTGTGAGTGCCAGGGAAGGGCTGTGCTTGGGGTGCTGGGAGAAGCTCTGGGCGGCCACAACCTGGGGATGGCGTGGGAGGGTGCTTGCCTCAGGCTGACCCCCTGACTCCAGGGTGATCTTGTTCACTTGCTCCACCAGAGACTGTGCCATGCCCTCCACATCCCCGTCCGGCTTGCTGGGGTTGGAGCAGCAGCTGCTTGGCTGAGAGCTACACTTCTCCTCTGGGCTGGAGCTGCCTGGGGAGGTGGGTGTCAGGCGGCTTCTCTTTCCTCCATGTTCCACGTCAATGTCGACTTCAATGCCTGGAAgccaaggagaaaacaaaaacttgatTAATAGCTAGCATCCCAGGTGAGCTTCAGAGCCAGAAAGTCCATAAACAGACCTTGTTTTCCCCTAACCATGTAGAACAGTGGCTGCACagcaggcagggccaggccctTGGAACAGGGTGAGAGCCAAATACCACGTGTGGCCAGTACCACCTGTGCCACAGTGGTGAGGCCCACATAAAGCATCGCACTTGCGTGCAGGGGCCTAGTGATGTGAAAAACATGCACACTGAACACGCGAATTTTGTTTAGGCGGGCAGACAGCCCGTGCAAGCTCTGTGCAAGGCCCATTAGGCTGCAAGCACTGGCTGGCGTGTCTACCTCCAGTCTCTCATACTCTGGGGCACATGCTCactgaggggaagggagggcacAATCACCGGGGctatgtttttaattatttttaatttctcaaaggGCATGCCCATAGCTTAGAgtcaaacaattttaaaaggctatagaatggataaacaacaaggtcctactgtataacacatggaaccatattcaatatcctgtgataaaccataatggaaaagaatatgaaaaaggatgtgtatgtatatgtgtgtgtgtgtgtgtgtatatatatatatatatatatatatatatatataaaactgaatcactttgctgtgcaacagaaattagcacaacattgtaattcaactatacttcaataaaattaaaaaaaaaaaaaagactatagtcTTCTATAGAAGATTCCCAGTCCCCCACCACACAGCCTGGCCCACTCCCCAGAGACAGCTTTCAAGCCAcaaatgctctttctttcttgacTGCTCAAGTTTACTGCTTATTTCTTACTCTGGAAGATCAACACTTTACCACCCCTTCCCCTATCCTTTCAAAAACTCAAGTTTTGGTAAAAACAGCATTCAGTGTTTACATTAGTGCCACTATATAAATATTGTTCTTTGCTGGGCCAAGTACTGGCCTTATTTACTCATAgagtctttctgtttctgtagcAGTAACGATGTCCTCCTTTTCATTTGCTAACTTTCCGCATATTCTCCCACAGCTTCTCTATAGTGTTTTCTACACAGGTTAAGTGTATCAGATACCGCATCCGTTCTGGTTTTTTCCCTGGAGACCACCCCTGGCGGGCATGGAGCTTCCAGCGGGGCCAGAGGCACAGCTACACCTTTCCTTCCATCCTGGTAACTCCTCTTGTCACTCTTTCATGTGTTGGGTACCATTTTCAAGCACCTCTTTCTTCATTCTGggcttatttcttcattttggcCAGAGGGAGGGAGTTCAAGCCCAGGTAAGATGATTAAGACCCTTGCATTCCTGACAACTTTGTTCTGCTCCCACAAGATCATTTTAGTTGGGTACAGAATTCGAGGTTGAAAAACCATTTTAGATGAGCCCTTTTGAAGTCACTTGTCTTCCAGCTCTTGCTGTGCTCCTTGAATTCCCAAGCTTTTATAGCAACCTGGAGAGTTTCCAGAGTCTCTCTTTATCCCAAGGGTTCCGACACTTGACAATAAGCTTTGGTGTGGGGTCCTTTTTTTAGTCATTGTCCAAGGCATTTGGGGTCCCTTTCAATCCAGAGGTTAATGTCCTTAGTGCCAAGAGACTGTCTTGtattctttgttcatttcctcCCTACAGTTTACTCTgttctctttctggaattcctTCATCCTATATTGGACCTCCAGGATTAATCCTCAAATTATCccatcttttctctccttctgcctctATTTGTTTTGCTTCTAGAATATTTCCTTACGATGATCTTAAAATCTGAGACTTCTTTTGAAGttgtcttttttctatttttttttttttaatttccaagaacaTTCTTATTCTGTTCCTTTATGTTATCATTTTTATGGTATCCTGTTTTTCATGGATACAAATACTTTTTTGTATCTCACTGAGGATGTTAACATTCTCTTCCCTATTAAGTCCTTCCTCAAGTTCCTTCTTTCCCGTGCATGGAGGTTTTCCCCAAACTGTTGGTGATCCATAGCTGTCTGATCCTAACGAGGCACTAAGGAAAAGATGATGGGAAGCACTCTCCATGGGGCCAGGGCCGTCATTATTTTCCAACTGCACGGTGACGGGGTGCCCAGCCAGGCAGTGGGATCCTAGATGGCAGAGCTGTCAGATGCTCCTCTGGTGCATTCAGCCTCTCCTGAGCAGGGAGTCCCCAGCTTCTGCTGGACTCACTCTCATTCACGATGCCCAGTTTCAGGCTGGTGCCTCACCCTGCCCTGTGTCCCTAGTGTCCCCACCTCTGAAGCTTCGCTGGGTCAAGTGCTCCAGCAATTAAATTAAACACCAGGTCTCCTGCAAGGGTTGGCAAGGGCCAGCATCTGGCTGACTGGGACTTTGAAGTCTCTACATGATCCTTAATAGGCGTCTTCAACCCCTCCCCTTGTTCCCTGGCCTTCTCTGGTCCCTGCACAGCGGTCTTGCTTCTCAGTGGCATCCCTGTGCAGGCGCATACGTTTCTGATGCCTCCACTCTGTTGGTTACTGTCCTCCATCCACTTCCCATCTTCCAAAGTTTGATAACTTCATTTTATCTTGTCCTCTATtacttttttctcttgttctttatccatgatgctttatatttttttgtttaatccCTTCACTATTATTTTAGTGGAGTTTGAGGAGCAAGCAGAGATGAAAGCAGGCTTACTTAGCTACTGGTGCCCCATCTGCAAAATttaaattcttcttcttcttccatttCCCCCACAGCTTTTCATTAGGAAAAGGTTCGAGAAGTCAGAAAAGCTGGAAGAACAGTACAATGAATACCCATATACTTTCTCACTTTTCTAAATGGGTGAATGATGTGACGCTTCTGTAAATGGATCATTGAAATTTTTGAACTAGGGTTTCTCCAACTTAATGATAATCTAAGACTTCAGGGCTTACAAGACTGTACCAGTCTCTGCCATGCTGTCCCCAAAGCCTCTGTGTGGGGGCATTTATGGAAGACCCCATGACGAGGAAGGGCCCTGCTATTTTACATCCTAGGTGTCGGTGACTGCGACCTCCACCCTGGGCCTCATGGTGTTGCTCAGCTGGCTCTCACAGCACCTACCAAAAAAAGGCCTCAGGTTTGCACTTTAAAGCAACCGACTCTCTGCACACATTGCCCTCTGGGAGGTGTTAGTGGTTACATCCCCTCTGGGCCCATGCTCTGGGAACAAATGGTCCCTTGTAGGCAGTTAGCAGACTAAGTCATCCTGTTAGTTCCtcataagaaaggaaaatacCCGTAACTCCAACAACAGAGTTTAACCGATTCCTCGAATGGCTCTTGTCAATGGAAATTACGCAAAAGCATATTTTACTGaaacttttcttgttttgtagGGTTCCAGGCTCCTCCCTAGTTAGTAGAAACCAACTCCATCCACTTCAGGACATCTGAAAAGGCCTTAATCCTTATCCCAAAAGACCTCTGAGCACTTGTGTCCTGAGTGGGGAATCCAGGTCAAGTTCTGAAACACTTCACAAGCTCAGATGGGTCTCGGGATGGAGAGCAAGCGTGACGCAGAGTCTCCTGGGAAGCCTTCAGAACACACAGACCCCAGGCCCTACCCAAGACCCACTTACcgaatcaagggacctgggacTCTGCACTCTTTTAAAGTCCCCTGTCTGAACCTAGACTTGGTATTGTGACTTTCAGGTCGTCTCGTTCATTCTTTTAGTGAAAAATTTTGTTCTTCAGAAtaattagttttaatagtttCCATACACCAAATTATataccaaaaaacccaaaaaaaaccccaaccctttgttggtgattctgatgctcagCCAGAACCACTGTCCATTTATTATCTTCCAGAGAAAAACTTCCCATGGCCCCTAAGTAGCAACCCATTAGTTGGAATTTCTTAAAATTCTATGTCTTTCACTATGTCTTAAGTAAGTGGCAGGGTTTAGGGATAACCTATCTCCCAATTATCTCATCACTACTCCACTGTTACCCTCCTTAGAAGGCATTAAATATAGCAATTCTTTTTCCTCACTCGCTCAAGAACCTTTAACTCCAGTACAGAAACCATGTGTGAATTGAGCTATTTCATGTAGCAGCAATACCGAGATGTCACTGCTGCTTCAAAGCTACTTCAATGAGTGTGAACAGAAATGGTCTCAGTTCGGAAGCAATGGCAGTCATGCTCTGTGAGCCACAGGGTGGATGGCGGGTGGGGTTGGGCACCCTCCTACAGCATTCTTTCAGACATGGACACAACTTTTGGACAGACCAGGTGGGCACTTTCTGCCACTGCAGTCACAAAGATGAGCTCTCTTCTAGTCCAAGATCATGGATTCATCATAATCACCTTCACTAGCTGATTCTCGCTGCCAAAACACAGCAAGTGCTTTCTAAATTCTTGGAGCTTTTGGCCTCAGGCCGGGCACACTATGGAGGCTCATCCACCCAGACACCTACCCTGGGCCTGCGCACTGGGAACCTAGCAGCACACAGAGAACCTTCCTCCCTTACTCCTTTCTCTCCAGCACTGGCACAAGCCCAGCACTCAGGAAGCACCAGGAAAGGTTGGGGGTTGCAAAAAGGGAGGAAAGGCAATATGGCATCTCAACTAACTACTCACCCAAGTCCTTGAAGAAACCCCAAGACTCATATTAGGAGAAATACAGACTGGTCTTCTCCCAAAGGACAAACAGGCAGAAGATGACAGGCCAGCCCTGCAACTGAGCCTCATCATCCTCCCTAGTGGGATTACCCGAACCAAACGTTGGCTGATTCCACACTCCGTGTGGAAAGCTCAAGAATCTGTCAGGGAATGCAACTTCAAGTGGCCTGTGGTGCAGCACTTGGCAAAGTTTGATATGTGGCAACAAATCCTTACTGGTCTCAAGGACACATCAGCTGCCGCTCCTCTGCAGTATCCCAAGCGAAAGCCACAAAACAGCCACCTACACACTGGTTACCAAAATGCTCTGCTGATATCAAAGGACGGACAAGGCAACCACTTACCCAGAGGGCTGAGGGCAGCTGCCACACTCTCCCCTACATTCTTGAGGAAATTCACACTGGGATCCTCCGATGGACCAGaagctttgattttaaaaaacaaaaagatacactTAATGCAAAGCATGTCTCTCAATGACTGATACCTGTCGCAGTCCTGTCACCTTCATCCCAGGAGCCCTGCCCCCGGGGCCTTGTCCCAGCAGCCTACACTCCAgtgcttccctctctccctccctctctaggCCACCTCCTGGGCCCCTTCATCCTTCAAACCACTTCCCCTTCTGCTCCCCCTTCATCTGTGTTCCTGGTGCCTAGGTACTCCGCAGGGGGCTCAGTACATacagtataaaatattatttactcgAATCAAACATCCCCATCTTTGTCCCTAAAGATGAAGTGAATCAAAGTACACAGTaagattaataaaatcagaataaaacCAGAATCCAAAAGTTCAGAATGCAAGCTATATGTAAGTTTTTAACTTGGGGACTGTGTTTTAAAAGACTCGTGCAAATTTGGCTCTGACTTTCCTGACAGCTAGCATAAAAGAGAAAGGAGTACACTGCGGAGATGCAGGTGCTGGAGGGGGCCTCCCGTCTGTACGTGAGGACCACCTCAGAAAGCAGCATGAGGAGGTGGGCAAGGGCAGGTGCATTAGTGGCCTTGGGCACTtaggtgcctcagttttcccacctgtacAATGGAGATAATGCTCCACACTTTGCtgggttttgtgaggattaaatgccaGGAATGGCCATGAAGTCCCAGCCCAGCCATAGGCACATAGGATTTCAGGACACAGGGAAGGCCCTCCAGCTCTGCCAGCCCTCACATCTCGCCCTTCAGAGGCCAGCAGACACAAGCCTCACCAGATTCTGCAGCAGGGCCAGGGTGGGCATCCCCCACTCGAGGAGGACGTGGGCTCCAGTTCCCCGGTGGGCCCATCTCCCAGCCAGGCCACCCGAAGTGCCCGTGTTTCAGCTTCCGGAGCCAGCGGCTGTGAGAGAAGCCCTGTGGAGGGGTAGACAGAGGGGCAGGGTGGTGCCAGGTCAGGGGGCTCCTGCCACCCTGCACCCACCCCGAGCCCACAGGGAGGCCCCACTCACCTCAGAAGGGTGCCCGAAGGGGCTGGGGAAGGCAAGCTTGCTGTGCTCCCTGTGCATGCCCTTCCCCTCGCAGACGGAGCATAGGTCGTAGTCAGGGCAGACGCTGCACTTGTAGCGGGTCCCCACCACTGGCCCATTGCAACCATCACAGATAACGTTGGGGTGCACCATGTTTCGGGGCACCTCCTGAGCACACAGGGGTCGGTGGTCCCGCCGGCACTCCTTCTTCTCTGCAGGCAGGGCAGAAAGCCATGACACTTTTTGTGAGCCACGTTAGACTCCTGCTTGTCACCATTATGGGGCCATCACAGTCAGCAGGTCCCTCACGCCACCCTTCAGACACCGAATCCACGCGAATTCACTTACTCAAGTGACAACAACAACGCAATCTCAGAGCCTGCTAGGAGGTTCACAGTCCCTGTGCCTGTGACCTGGGCACGAGTGGCCCAGG contains:
- the SQSTM1 gene encoding sequestosome-1 isoform X2 — its product is MAMSYVKDDIFRIYIKEKKECRRDHRPLCAQEVPRNMVHPNVICDGCNGPVVGTRYKCSVCPDYDLCSVCEGKGMHREHSKLAFPSPFGHPSEGFSHSRWLRKLKHGHFGWPGWEMGPPGNWSPRPPRVGDAHPGPAAESASGPSEDPSVNFLKNVGESVAAALSPLGIEVDIDVEHGGKRSRLTPTSPGSSSPEEKCSSQPSSCCSNPSKPDGDVEGMAQSLVEQVNKITLESGGQPEEQMESDNCSGGDDDWTHLSSKEVDPSTGELQSLQMPESEGPSSLDPSQEGPTGLKEAALYPHLPPEADPRLIESLSQMLSMGFSDEGGWLTRLLQTKDYDIGAALDTIQYSKHPPPL
- the SQSTM1 gene encoding sequestosome-1 isoform X1; protein product: MASLTVKAYLLGKEDAAREIRRFSFCFSPEPEAEAESTAGSRPCERLLSRVAALFPVLRPGGFQAHYRDEDGDLVAFSSDEELKMAMSYVKDDIFRIYIKEKKECRRDHRPLCAQEVPRNMVHPNVICDGCNGPVVGTRYKCSVCPDYDLCSVCEGKGMHREHSKLAFPSPFGHPSEGFSHSRWLRKLKHGHFGWPGWEMGPPGNWSPRPPRVGDAHPGPAAESASGPSEDPSVNFLKNVGESVAAALSPLGIEVDIDVEHGGKRSRLTPTSPGSSSPEEKCSSQPSSCCSNPSKPDGDVEGMAQSLVEQVNKITLESGGQPEEQMESDNCSGGDDDWTHLSSKEVDPSTGELQSLQMPESEGPSSLDPSQEGPTGLKEAALYPHLPPEADPRLIESLSQMLSMGFSDEGGWLTRLLQTKDYDIGAALDTIQYSKHPPPL